In the Sediminibacter sp. Hel_I_10 genome, one interval contains:
- a CDS encoding SDR family oxidoreductase, translating to MQKVVLITGGSSGIGKSIGEFLLSKGFLVYGTSRNTSKYPESLFPLITLDVTQTASVAACVQEVFELHQRLDVVINNAGAGITGPLEEIPTEEIKRNFETNLFGPIEVIKCVLPFMRAQKSGLIINVTSIAGYMGLPYRGPYSASKGALELITEAFRMETQSFGIKMTNVAPGDFATNIAAGRYHAPVKTDSAYKTSYGNTLKLMDNHVDEGQDPALMAKAVYQIINTPNPKIHYKIGNVMQKFSILLKRVLPDKTYEKMLMKHFGL from the coding sequence ATGCAGAAGGTGGTTTTGATTACAGGTGGGTCTTCCGGAATAGGAAAGTCTATAGGTGAGTTCTTATTGTCTAAAGGGTTTTTGGTTTATGGAACAAGCAGAAATACCAGCAAATATCCAGAAAGCTTATTTCCATTAATTACTTTAGACGTAACCCAAACAGCTAGTGTTGCAGCATGTGTTCAAGAAGTTTTTGAGCTACATCAACGTTTAGATGTTGTCATCAATAACGCGGGTGCAGGAATTACAGGCCCATTAGAAGAAATTCCCACTGAAGAAATCAAACGTAATTTTGAAACCAATCTCTTTGGTCCTATTGAAGTTATAAAGTGCGTTTTGCCTTTTATGAGGGCTCAAAAAAGCGGATTGATCATTAATGTGACCTCTATTGCAGGTTATATGGGATTGCCTTACCGTGGTCCTTATAGTGCTAGTAAAGGAGCGTTAGAGTTGATAACCGAGGCATTCAGGATGGAAACCCAATCTTTCGGTATTAAAATGACCAATGTGGCACCTGGGGATTTTGCAACCAATATTGCAGCAGGACGCTATCATGCTCCCGTAAAAACCGATTCTGCTTACAAAACATCTTATGGCAATACATTAAAGCTTATGGACAATCACGTTGATGAAGGACAGGATCCCGCGTTAATGGCTAAAGCTGTATACCAAATCATCAATACACCAAATCCGAAAATTCATTATAAAATTGGAAACGTCATGCAAAAATTTTCAATTTTGCTCAAACGTGTTCTCCCTGATAAAACTTATGAAAAAATGCTGATGAAGCATTTCGGACTTTAG
- a CDS encoding glutaminyl-peptide cyclotransferase gives MTTIKGFILISLSVFFINCGNSGHKKKSLSIDTNVKNNVISLGDSLNLKLNNPENLEISSISYQLNGENIEANSLLRDEKLGLQRITALVKMSDSEESISHTITILNNVQPKIYDYKIINEYPHDITSYTQGLEFFKNELYESTGQYKESKLRKVDFKTGEVLKNINLSDQYFAEGITILNDNIYQLTWQENTGFVYDVETFEKESSFTYGKSKEGWGLCNDETIIYKSDGTEQIWYLNPETLTETDKIQVYTNKGKIIGINEMEWIDGKIYANRYQKNGVAIINPKNGAVEGVIDFSPLRKLVKQHPGLDVLNGIAYNPETKTIFVTGKRWDKLFEVEVFEK, from the coding sequence ATGACTACTATTAAAGGTTTCATACTCATTAGCTTGAGTGTTTTTTTTATCAACTGTGGAAACTCTGGCCATAAAAAAAAATCACTTTCCATTGATACTAATGTGAAAAATAACGTCATTTCTTTAGGAGATAGCTTAAACTTGAAACTCAATAATCCTGAAAACCTTGAGATTTCTTCCATTTCATATCAATTGAATGGCGAAAACATTGAGGCAAACAGTCTACTTAGGGATGAAAAGTTAGGACTACAACGCATTACCGCTCTTGTCAAAATGAGCGACTCTGAGGAAAGTATATCTCATACGATCACAATTTTAAATAATGTACAACCTAAAATCTACGACTATAAAATTATCAATGAGTATCCTCATGATATCACGTCTTATACTCAAGGTCTAGAGTTTTTTAAAAATGAACTTTACGAAAGTACAGGGCAGTATAAAGAATCAAAACTTCGCAAAGTAGATTTTAAAACAGGAGAAGTTTTAAAAAATATCAATTTGTCAGATCAGTATTTTGCAGAGGGCATCACCATTCTTAATGATAACATCTATCAATTGACCTGGCAAGAAAATACGGGATTTGTTTACGATGTAGAAACCTTTGAAAAAGAAAGTTCATTCACCTATGGCAAAAGTAAAGAAGGCTGGGGGCTTTGTAATGACGAGACTATTATTTATAAGTCTGATGGGACAGAGCAAATTTGGTATCTTAATCCTGAGACCTTAACCGAAACTGATAAAATTCAAGTGTATACCAATAAAGGAAAAATTATTGGGATCAATGAAATGGAATGGATTGATGGAAAAATCTATGCTAACCGTTATCAAAAAAATGGAGTGGCCATTATCAATCCTAAAAATGGTGCCGTAGAGGGCGTTATTGATTTCTCTCCACTTCGTAAATTGGTAAAACAACATCCTGGTTTAGATGTCCTTAATGGTATTGCTTATAATCCAGAAACCAAAACTATCTTTGTTACAGGTAAACGATGGGATAAATTATTTGAAGTTGAAGTTTTTGAAAAGTAA
- the fsa gene encoding fructose-6-phosphate aldolase — translation MKFFIDTANLDQIREAQDMGILDGVTTNPSLMAKEGITGHDNIMKHYVNICNIVDGDVSAEVIATDYDGMVREGEALADLHDQIVVKLPMIKDGIKACKYFTDKGIKTNVTLVFSPGQALLAAKAGATYVSPFIGRLDDISTDGLNLIAEIRMIYDNYGFETEILAASVRHTMHVIDCAKLGADVMTGPLSSITGLLKHPLTDIGLEKFLADYNKGNA, via the coding sequence ATGAAGTTTTTTATTGATACCGCAAATTTAGACCAGATTAGAGAAGCCCAAGATATGGGTATTTTAGATGGTGTGACTACAAACCCTTCGCTTATGGCTAAAGAAGGAATTACAGGTCATGACAATATTATGAAGCATTATGTTAATATCTGCAATATTGTAGATGGAGATGTTTCTGCGGAAGTTATTGCAACAGATTATGACGGTATGGTTAGAGAAGGGGAGGCCCTTGCTGATTTACACGATCAAATTGTTGTAAAGTTACCAATGATTAAAGATGGTATTAAAGCCTGTAAATATTTTACAGATAAAGGCATTAAAACAAACGTGACTTTGGTCTTTTCTCCTGGGCAAGCCTTATTGGCAGCTAAGGCTGGGGCCACTTATGTATCTCCATTTATCGGTAGATTAGATGATATTTCTACAGATGGTCTTAATCTTATTGCTGAAATAAGAATGATCTATGACAATTATGGATTTGAAACTGAAATTTTAGCAGCATCTGTACGTCATACCATGCACGTCATTGATTGTGCAAAATTAGGAGCGGATGTAATGACAGGACCTTTAAGCTCAATAACAGGATTGCTTAAACACCCGTTAACTGATATTGGTTTAGAGAAATTTCTAGCAGATTATAATAAAGGAAACGCGTAA
- a CDS encoding putative signal transducing protein — MTETNYTKVFSGSFIIVQLAMDRLKSAGINAIIKDESESGRLAGFGSSIQNYQELYVNKDELSEALPIINGVKQELEENNEDA; from the coding sequence ATGACTGAAACAAATTATACAAAAGTATTTTCTGGAAGTTTTATCATCGTACAATTAGCCATGGACCGGTTAAAAAGCGCTGGCATCAACGCCATTATTAAGGATGAATCTGAATCTGGCCGACTTGCTGGATTTGGATCTTCAATTCAGAATTATCAGGAACTATACGTTAATAAGGACGAGCTAAGTGAGGCATTACCTATCATCAATGGTGTGAAGCAAGAGTTAGAAGAAAATAATGAAGACGCTTAA
- a CDS encoding thioesterase family protein, giving the protein MQSYEKHIVVKQDDIDQRSHVNNVRYVEWVQDIAQEHWESKTDASILDSYYWIMLSHHIQYKAEAILGDVLRVKTFVTKAEGVRSTRQVEVYNKNTNKLLTTSETIWCLMSHKTNKPARITSDIKNLFS; this is encoded by the coding sequence ATGCAATCGTACGAAAAACATATAGTCGTTAAACAAGACGATATCGATCAACGCAGTCACGTAAATAACGTGCGCTATGTAGAGTGGGTTCAAGACATTGCACAAGAGCATTGGGAATCTAAAACAGATGCTTCTATACTGGACTCCTATTATTGGATCATGCTCAGTCACCACATTCAGTATAAAGCAGAAGCGATCTTAGGAGACGTTCTTAGAGTAAAGACCTTTGTTACCAAAGCAGAAGGTGTTCGCTCCACAAGACAAGTAGAAGTTTATAACAAGAACACCAATAAACTATTAACTACTTCAGAAACGATATGGTGCTTAATGTCTCATAAAACAAATAAGCCTGCACGAATCACCTCTGATATAAAAAACTTGTTTAGTTAA
- a CDS encoding fasciclin domain-containing protein, which produces MKVEKTMKPDAEVKVVGGAKMYPTRTIVENAVESKDHTTLVAAVKAADLVETLSSEGPFTVFAPTNKAFEALPEGTVETLLKPENKEQLQTILTYHVVAGKYNAADIAKLIEKNNGKAELATVSGGTLVATAKDGKVFITDENGNSSQVTIADVNQSNGVIHVVDAVVLPKA; this is translated from the coding sequence ATGAAGGTTGAAAAGACTATGAAGCCAGATGCAGAGGTGAAAGTTGTAGGTGGAGCGAAAATGTATCCAACAAGAACAATTGTTGAAAATGCCGTAGAGTCTAAAGATCATACCACTTTAGTTGCTGCTGTTAAAGCTGCAGATTTGGTAGAAACATTGTCAAGTGAAGGTCCTTTTACGGTATTTGCTCCAACCAATAAAGCGTTTGAAGCTTTGCCAGAAGGAACCGTTGAAACATTGTTGAAGCCAGAAAACAAAGAACAATTACAAACTATATTAACGTATCACGTTGTAGCTGGAAAATATAATGCTGCAGATATTGCAAAATTGATTGAAAAAAATAATGGTAAAGCAGAATTGGCAACTGTATCTGGAGGAACTTTAGTAGCAACGGCTAAAGATGGTAAAGTCTTTATTACCGATGAAAACGGAAATTCTTCTCAAGTAACTATTGCAGATGTTAATCAATCAAATGGAGTGATTCACGTTGTTGATGCTGTAGTTTTACCGAAAGCATAA
- a CDS encoding ABC-F family ATP-binding cassette domain-containing protein has translation MLSVSNLSVQFGKRILFDEVNVTFNNGNCYGIIGANGAGKSTFLNIIAGKQDPTSGHVHLEPGKRMSVLEQNHNLYDEQTVLETVIIGNKPLHKLKTEIDALYADYTDENAEKIGELQVEFEEMNGWNADSDAAAMLSNLGIKEDIHYMLMKDLDGKQKVRVLLAQALFGSPDVLIMDEPTNDLDYETISWLENFLANYDNCVIVVSHDRHFLDAVCTHISDIDFGKINQYSGNYSFWYESSQLAARQRSQQNKKAEEKKKELEEFIRRFSANVAKSKQATSRKKMIDKLNISDIKPSSRRYPAIIFERDREAGDQILNVEGLSASLDGEVLFQNININLNKGEKVVVYSKDSRATTAFYQIINGKEKADSGKYSWGVTTSQSYLPLDNSDYFNNKLSLVDWLRQWANTEEEREEVFIRGFLGKMIFSGEEALKTSDVLSGGEKVRCMLSRMMMVRANVLMLDEPTNHLDLESITAFNNSLKNFKGTVMFTTHDHEFAQTVANRVIELTPSGVIDRFMTFDEYMDDKNIKEQREKMYGVPA, from the coding sequence ATGTTATCAGTTTCAAATTTATCGGTTCAGTTTGGTAAACGTATTCTTTTTGATGAAGTGAACGTTACCTTTAATAATGGCAATTGCTACGGGATTATCGGCGCAAATGGTGCAGGTAAATCAACGTTTCTAAACATCATTGCTGGCAAGCAAGACCCAACTTCTGGTCATGTACATTTAGAGCCAGGCAAACGCATGTCTGTTCTAGAACAAAACCACAACTTATATGATGAGCAAACGGTTTTAGAAACTGTTATTATAGGAAATAAACCTTTACACAAGTTAAAGACTGAAATTGATGCGCTTTATGCCGATTATACGGATGAAAACGCTGAAAAAATTGGAGAACTTCAAGTAGAATTTGAAGAAATGAATGGTTGGAATGCCGATAGTGATGCCGCGGCAATGCTGTCTAACCTAGGTATAAAAGAAGATATTCATTACATGCTAATGAAAGATCTCGATGGTAAACAAAAGGTTAGAGTGCTTTTGGCTCAAGCATTATTTGGAAGTCCAGATGTATTGATTATGGATGAGCCTACCAATGATTTGGATTATGAAACCATTTCTTGGCTTGAAAATTTCTTGGCTAATTATGACAACTGCGTTATTGTTGTTTCTCACGATAGACACTTTTTGGATGCTGTTTGTACGCATATTTCTGATATTGACTTCGGAAAAATCAATCAGTATTCTGGAAACTATTCTTTTTGGTACGAATCTTCTCAGCTAGCCGCGAGACAGCGCTCTCAACAAAATAAAAAGGCTGAGGAAAAGAAAAAGGAGCTCGAGGAATTTATTAGAAGATTCTCTGCCAACGTTGCCAAGTCTAAACAGGCAACCAGTAGAAAGAAGATGATTGATAAATTGAACATTTCAGATATTAAGCCATCAAGCAGACGTTACCCTGCCATTATTTTTGAAAGAGACCGTGAAGCTGGTGATCAAATCCTCAACGTCGAAGGCCTATCAGCCTCTTTAGATGGAGAAGTGCTTTTTCAAAATATCAATATCAATTTAAATAAAGGAGAGAAAGTTGTCGTGTATTCTAAAGACTCACGCGCAACTACAGCCTTTTATCAAATTATCAATGGTAAGGAAAAAGCAGACAGCGGTAAATATTCTTGGGGTGTTACCACGTCACAATCTTATTTGCCATTAGATAATAGTGATTACTTTAATAATAAACTATCCCTAGTAGATTGGTTGAGACAATGGGCCAATACAGAAGAGGAGCGTGAAGAAGTGTTTATTCGTGGCTTTTTGGGTAAAATGATCTTTAGCGGAGAAGAAGCGTTAAAAACATCAGATGTTTTATCTGGAGGAGAAAAAGTAAGATGTATGTTAAGCCGTATGATGATGGTGAGAGCTAACGTCTTAATGCTAGATGAGCCTACCAATCACTTAGATCTAGAGAGTATTACAGCATTCAATAATTCTCTTAAAAACTTTAAGGGGACCGTAATGTTTACCACTCATGATCATGAGTTTGCTCAAACCGTGGCAAATCGTGTTATAGAATTAACACCAAGTGGAGTTATCGATAGATTCATGACGTTTGATGAATACATGGATGATAAAAATATCAAGGAACAACGCGAGAAAATGTACGGCGTTCCTGCTTAA